The following are from one region of the Ischnura elegans chromosome X, ioIscEleg1.1, whole genome shotgun sequence genome:
- the LOC124171446 gene encoding dual specificity protein phosphatase 3-like isoform X1: protein MLFYNRNRGQMPHQRSSLHFCTTQDLSNLIIGPSGGMYVLPHEPWNEVYPGIYIGDKHTALCTHTLKDIGITHVLNAAQGNDSNAYKGFVNTNPTYYNSVGIDYKGFPAIDLLSFDLSQYFSEAANFIERALQNNGKVLVHCYQGISRSATLVIAFLMLKCGMTATEAIKTVRSKREIIPNNSFLRQLCDLNQRLIAERKY from the exons GTCAAATGCCTCACCAAAGGAGTAGTCTTCACTTTTGCACAACACAAGACCTTTCCAACTTGATCATCGGTCCTTCTGGGGGAATGTATGTTCTCCCACATGAACCATGGAATGAAGTATACCCAGGAATATACATAGGAGATAA gCATACTGCATTGTGTACCCATACCTTGAAGGATATTGGCATCACCCATGTCTTGAATGCTGCCCAGGGAAATGATTCAAATGCCTATAAGGGATTTGTCAACACTAATCCGACGTATTACAACAGTGTGGGAATTGATTACAAGGGATTTCCTGCTATAGATTTACTATCATTTGATCTCAGTCAATATTTTTCTGAAGCGGCCAATTTTATTGAAAGAGCTCTACAAAACAatg GTAAAGTATTGGTGCACTGCTATCAGGGCATAAGTCGGTCAGCCACTCTAGTCATTGCCTTCCTTATGCTAAAGTGTGGAATGACAGCTACGGAAGCTATTAAAACTGTGCG GTCCAAAAGGGAAATCATTCCTAATAACAGTTTTCTACGACAACTATGCGACCTAAATCAGAGGCTAATTGCGGAACGGAAatactaa
- the LOC124171446 gene encoding dual specificity protein phosphatase 3-like isoform X2, with translation MPHQRSSLHFCTTQDLSNLIIGPSGGMYVLPHEPWNEVYPGIYIGDKHTALCTHTLKDIGITHVLNAAQGNDSNAYKGFVNTNPTYYNSVGIDYKGFPAIDLLSFDLSQYFSEAANFIERALQNNGKVLVHCYQGISRSATLVIAFLMLKCGMTATEAIKTVRSKREIIPNNSFLRQLCDLNQRLIAERKY, from the exons ATGCCTCACCAAAGGAGTAGTCTTCACTTTTGCACAACACAAGACCTTTCCAACTTGATCATCGGTCCTTCTGGGGGAATGTATGTTCTCCCACATGAACCATGGAATGAAGTATACCCAGGAATATACATAGGAGATAA gCATACTGCATTGTGTACCCATACCTTGAAGGATATTGGCATCACCCATGTCTTGAATGCTGCCCAGGGAAATGATTCAAATGCCTATAAGGGATTTGTCAACACTAATCCGACGTATTACAACAGTGTGGGAATTGATTACAAGGGATTTCCTGCTATAGATTTACTATCATTTGATCTCAGTCAATATTTTTCTGAAGCGGCCAATTTTATTGAAAGAGCTCTACAAAACAatg GTAAAGTATTGGTGCACTGCTATCAGGGCATAAGTCGGTCAGCCACTCTAGTCATTGCCTTCCTTATGCTAAAGTGTGGAATGACAGCTACGGAAGCTATTAAAACTGTGCG GTCCAAAAGGGAAATCATTCCTAATAACAGTTTTCTACGACAACTATGCGACCTAAATCAGAGGCTAATTGCGGAACGGAAatactaa